In Verrucomicrobiia bacterium, a single window of DNA contains:
- a CDS encoding DUF4175 family protein — translation MSERYLSELAARLWALYKKERNISIFRGVLLLAVLWTSLLTLGFLLSLVFTTTGWAKLLFSVGTFGTILLAARFMVFPAVRKPTSTSLAKKAENGFPELEDRLISAFELAPYVGDPKGFSPQLVEAVIGEAYQKAKNKDFTCLADRRPLRKAVRVALLSIGITALLSLISWPVFKLTMMALANPFSSVEEVLPYRLFAFPEGGKVAKMKDLEVKLTAVGKNLPKKGTLHYRYEGGAWHPVTLKLERVKGSLNPAVPESASAGYVFKELRRDIEFYFASSRTKTQTYGVEVVDVPYLTHLRARVVSPAYTGLPVREGADNDGNIAALGGSRVTLNFEAQKPLSEAKLIFDDSKIVPAQVDGRRGVVEFSLARSGHYKVLVTDQNGNVNIDPIEYEIRLIADESPQVEITRPGADRDLTEQLFETLEIDAKDDFGFSSLHLHFTIASERTPERKKILNLPLNQPKENSLVLAYGWDLSGLRLNPGDVVRYYAEVADNDAVAGPKKTQSRTYHFRLPSLDEMIAEAAQGTEENLSRLEQAAAQQKEILEKFKQKSKELLQSGKLDWETKKQLEELAKSQSAVEARLAEMQKSFEENLQKMEENRLVNRELAQKMQELAELWEKVATPEMKEQMKKLNEALSKLDPELLQRALDELNLTQEQILKNLERSIELLKRMALEQKMDALLKQAERILEEQKGINKEASGDSKKSLSELAEKEKRARQELEKLEKQADELKRELAQKPMFDPAASDKLTGSPSRSGAREKMAETQRNFESNQRKSGQESGQEAQERLEKMLADMQSAKEQMDQSEKEQMLAEMNRRLNDLLTLSEKQEDLAKKMDELSRQDGADYAQAAQEQKELAEQTEKLSAEIEKLAQKTTFVAPERNSPTGQCTNSMNQAVRNLNSRNPLGAIQNQKEAYYQLNKAAREMVESMKQCQGGQSGSGMKEMMQKMQGMCDKQGGINSESQKLMEGRGERPTLSPEELGAYGRLRAQEHEIQRDFDELKRQFQDRKNVLGRLDELSTEFDKLVQEMERGPSEGVLRRQAQVLNRMLDFQRSLQTQREDDRREAQKAVDIFHLSPENLPKETGSRAADMEALLKKFLDEPHPPEYQEAVRNYFEALKTNNFPVPEK, via the coding sequence ATGAGCGAACGCTATCTATCCGAACTGGCTGCAAGGCTTTGGGCCTTGTATAAGAAGGAGCGAAACATCTCCATTTTTCGGGGTGTCCTGCTGTTGGCCGTACTTTGGACTTCTCTTCTGACTCTTGGCTTCCTTCTCTCTTTGGTCTTCACCACCACCGGCTGGGCCAAGCTGCTTTTCTCAGTGGGCACCTTCGGAACCATTTTACTGGCGGCAAGATTCATGGTTTTTCCGGCCGTACGAAAGCCCACTTCAACTTCGCTTGCCAAAAAGGCTGAAAACGGCTTTCCAGAGCTGGAAGACCGGTTGATTTCCGCGTTTGAATTGGCGCCGTACGTGGGCGACCCGAAGGGATTTTCACCCCAACTGGTGGAAGCGGTCATCGGAGAGGCGTATCAAAAAGCAAAAAACAAGGATTTCACCTGCCTCGCCGACCGCCGTCCCTTAAGGAAGGCCGTCCGCGTGGCGTTACTTTCCATCGGCATTACCGCCTTGCTTTCGCTGATTTCCTGGCCGGTTTTCAAATTGACCATGATGGCCTTGGCCAACCCGTTCTCTTCCGTGGAGGAAGTTCTCCCTTACCGGCTCTTCGCCTTCCCGGAAGGGGGCAAGGTAGCCAAAATGAAAGACCTTGAAGTCAAGCTGACGGCCGTTGGCAAAAATCTGCCCAAGAAAGGCACGCTTCACTACCGCTACGAGGGGGGGGCTTGGCACCCGGTGACATTGAAACTGGAAAGGGTCAAAGGGAGTTTGAATCCTGCAGTGCCCGAGTCGGCCAGTGCAGGTTATGTTTTCAAGGAATTGCGCCGGGACATCGAGTTTTATTTTGCCTCCAGCCGCACGAAGACCCAAACTTACGGAGTCGAAGTAGTGGATGTTCCCTACCTGACCCACCTGCGCGCCCGTGTTGTATCCCCTGCTTACACCGGCCTGCCCGTGCGGGAAGGGGCCGACAACGACGGCAACATTGCCGCCCTCGGCGGCAGTCGGGTGACTTTAAATTTCGAAGCCCAAAAGCCGCTTTCCGAGGCCAAGCTGATTTTCGACGACAGCAAAATCGTTCCCGCCCAAGTGGACGGGAGAAGGGGAGTTGTTGAATTTTCACTTGCCCGCTCCGGGCACTACAAAGTGTTGGTGACCGACCAGAATGGGAATGTCAACATCGACCCGATTGAGTACGAAATCCGCCTCATTGCCGATGAGTCCCCCCAAGTGGAAATCACCCGCCCGGGAGCAGACCGGGACTTGACCGAACAGTTGTTCGAAACGCTGGAAATTGATGCCAAAGACGATTTCGGATTTTCTTCGCTCCACCTTCATTTCACCATCGCATCCGAGCGGACCCCGGAGCGGAAAAAGATCTTGAACTTGCCGTTGAATCAACCAAAAGAAAACAGCCTGGTTTTGGCTTACGGCTGGGACCTCTCCGGGTTGCGGTTAAACCCCGGGGATGTCGTTCGCTATTACGCCGAGGTCGCCGATAACGACGCCGTCGCCGGTCCAAAGAAAACCCAAAGCCGGACCTACCACTTCCGGCTGCCGAGCCTGGATGAAATGATCGCCGAAGCGGCCCAAGGAACGGAGGAGAATCTAAGCAGGCTGGAACAGGCCGCCGCCCAGCAGAAGGAAATTTTGGAAAAGTTTAAACAAAAGTCGAAGGAGCTTTTGCAGTCCGGGAAGCTGGACTGGGAAACCAAAAAACAACTGGAGGAGCTGGCGAAAAGCCAATCGGCCGTGGAGGCCCGGCTGGCGGAGATGCAGAAATCCTTTGAGGAAAACCTGCAAAAAATGGAGGAGAACCGGCTCGTGAACCGGGAGCTGGCCCAAAAGATGCAGGAACTGGCGGAGCTTTGGGAAAAAGTCGCCACGCCGGAAATGAAAGAGCAGATGAAAAAGTTGAACGAGGCCTTGAGCAAGCTGGATCCGGAACTTTTGCAGCGAGCCCTGGACGAATTGAATTTAACCCAAGAGCAGATTTTGAAAAATCTGGAACGCTCCATCGAACTGCTTAAACGGATGGCTTTGGAACAAAAGATGGATGCTTTGTTGAAGCAGGCGGAAAGAATTCTGGAGGAACAGAAGGGTATCAACAAGGAGGCCTCCGGCGATTCCAAAAAATCCCTTTCCGAGCTGGCGGAGAAGGAAAAAAGGGCGAGGCAAGAGTTAGAAAAGCTTGAAAAACAAGCCGACGAGTTGAAAAGAGAACTGGCCCAGAAACCGATGTTCGACCCGGCCGCTTCCGATAAGTTGACCGGCTCCCCCTCCCGGTCAGGCGCCCGGGAGAAAATGGCGGAAACCCAAAGGAATTTCGAGTCGAATCAGAGAAAATCGGGACAGGAGTCCGGCCAGGAGGCCCAAGAGCGGCTGGAGAAAATGCTGGCCGATATGCAATCCGCCAAGGAACAGATGGACCAGTCCGAAAAAGAACAAATGCTGGCGGAAATGAACCGGCGCTTGAACGATTTGTTGACCCTCTCCGAAAAACAGGAAGACCTGGCCAAAAAGATGGACGAGCTTTCACGGCAGGACGGAGCCGACTACGCCCAGGCGGCCCAGGAGCAAAAGGAACTGGCCGAGCAGACCGAAAAACTCTCCGCCGAAATTGAGAAGCTGGCCCAGAAAACAACGTTTGTCGCCCCGGAACGAAACAGCCCGACCGGGCAGTGCACCAACAGCATGAACCAGGCCGTGCGCAATCTGAACAGTCGCAACCCCTTAGGGGCCATCCAGAACCAGAAGGAAGCGTACTACCAGTTGAACAAGGCAGCCCGGGAAATGGTGGAATCGATGAAACAATGCCAAGGAGGGCAGAGCGGCTCGGGGATGAAGGAAATGATGCAGAAAATGCAGGGGATGTGCGATAAACAAGGGGGGATCAATTCCGAATCGCAGAAGTTGATGGAGGGAAGGGGAGAACGCCCCACCCTTTCGCCGGAGGAACTGGGGGCCTACGGCCGGCTACGGGCCCAGGAACATGAAATCCAACGGGATTTTGACGAGTTGAAACGGCAGTTTCAGGACCGAAAAAACGTGTTGGGCCGGCTGGATGAGCTGTCCACCGAGTTTGACAAGTTGGTGCAGGAGATGGAGCGCGGGCCGTCGGAGGGGGTGCTCCGCCGCCAGGCCCAGGTCTTGAACCGGATGCTCGATTTCCAGCGTTCTCTGCAGACGCAACGGGAGGATGACCGGCGTGAAGCCCAGAAAGCGGTTGACATCTTCCACCTCTCCCCCGAGAATTTGCCGAAGGAGACGGGAAGCCGCGCAGCTGATATGGAAGCGCTTCTGAAAAAGTTTTTGGACGAGCCCCATCCTCCCGAGTATCAGGAAGCCGTGCGGAACTACTTTGAAGCGCTGAAGACCAACAATTTTCCAGTCCCGGAAAAATAG